Proteins encoded together in one Aeromonas encheleia window:
- a CDS encoding bifunctional helix-turn-helix transcriptional regulator/GNAT family N-acetyltransferase, with amino-acid sequence MDPRPLRALSRELVRELGMLSQQCGALALTPLEAHLLIELESGPATNQQLAERLRIDKSNASRPLARLAERGLIDWHPHPSDGRSKEARLTRAGEIQLQALHQEMDGATEQALAQLSQAECEQLWDGLRLYRSALSRARRQQGYRIRPITPDDNAAIAAVVRAVSAEYGLTADKGYGVTDPNLDFLHETYQGERSRYWVIEGPDGTILGGGGIAPLAGETETCELQKMYFLPALRGLGLGRRLVLQAQAEARTLGYRRCYLETTAVLREATALYESLGFEHLPGPLGCTGHDACEICMVMTLEQGARHE; translated from the coding sequence ATGGATCCCCGTCCCCTGCGCGCCCTGTCACGGGAGCTGGTACGCGAACTCGGCATGCTCTCCCAGCAGTGCGGCGCACTGGCCCTGACCCCCCTCGAGGCCCACCTGCTGATCGAGCTGGAGAGCGGCCCCGCCACCAACCAGCAGCTGGCCGAGCGGCTGCGCATCGACAAGTCCAACGCCAGCCGGCCGCTGGCTCGCCTCGCCGAACGGGGCCTCATCGACTGGCACCCCCACCCCTCGGATGGGCGCAGCAAGGAGGCACGGCTCACCCGGGCCGGCGAGATCCAGCTGCAGGCTCTGCATCAGGAGATGGACGGCGCCACCGAGCAAGCCCTGGCCCAGCTCAGCCAGGCCGAGTGTGAACAGCTGTGGGACGGCCTGCGCCTCTATCGCAGCGCCCTCTCCCGCGCCCGCCGCCAGCAGGGTTATCGCATTCGCCCCATCACCCCGGATGACAATGCCGCCATCGCCGCCGTGGTGCGGGCCGTCTCCGCCGAATACGGCCTCACCGCCGACAAGGGCTATGGGGTGACGGATCCGAATCTCGATTTCCTCCATGAAACCTATCAGGGTGAGCGCAGCCGTTATTGGGTCATCGAGGGGCCGGACGGCACCATCCTCGGCGGCGGTGGCATAGCCCCGCTGGCGGGGGAGACCGAGACCTGCGAGCTGCAGAAGATGTACTTCCTGCCCGCCCTGCGCGGACTGGGACTGGGGCGACGGCTGGTGCTGCAGGCCCAGGCTGAGGCGAGAACCCTCGGCTACCGGCGCTGCTACCTGGAGACCACGGCGGTGCTGCGGGAGGCGACCGCGCTCTATGAGTCGCTGGGCTTCGAACACCTGCCCGGCCCGCTCGGCTGCACCGGCCACGACGCCTGCGAGATCTGCATGGTGATGACGCTGGAACAGGGCGCCCGCCATGAATGA
- a CDS encoding TetR/AcrR family transcriptional regulator: MRIAEFDRDQVLRHAMEAFRARGYAKTTMQELVAATGLHPGSLYAAFGNKRGLLLAAVDHYVQEKRTLRHASFDRPSPLAGLRHYFQQLVNDALQGSCLVTRALMELAEQDEELHLRFKAIYAELESDLTLILQRAREQGELAADSDIPTLTAFLQINIQGLITFAQCRPDRPLLDAVVSHLMAALTPR, encoded by the coding sequence ATGCGCATCGCCGAATTTGATCGTGACCAGGTCCTGCGACATGCCATGGAGGCATTTCGCGCCAGGGGCTATGCCAAGACCACCATGCAGGAGCTGGTGGCCGCGACCGGGCTGCACCCGGGCAGCCTCTATGCGGCCTTCGGCAACAAGCGCGGCCTGCTGCTGGCGGCGGTCGATCACTATGTGCAGGAGAAACGCACGCTGCGCCACGCCAGCTTCGATCGACCCAGCCCGCTGGCCGGGCTGCGGCACTACTTCCAGCAGCTGGTGAACGATGCGCTGCAGGGCTCCTGCCTGGTGACCCGCGCCCTGATGGAGCTGGCGGAGCAGGACGAGGAGCTGCACCTGCGCTTCAAGGCCATCTATGCCGAGCTGGAGTCCGATCTGACGCTGATCCTGCAACGGGCGAGGGAGCAGGGGGAGCTGGCCGCGGACAGTGACATCCCGACCCTGACCGCCTTCCTGCAGATCAACATCCAGGGGCTGATCACCTTCGCCCAGTGCCGCCCCGACCGCCCCCTGCTGGACGCCGTGGTCAGCCACCTGATGGCCGCCCTGACGCCTCGCTAG
- a CDS encoding DUF2252 domain-containing protein: MLAHFTSPRLSIAERFAAGKQLREQVPRESHALLPEVLPGRDPIAVLKAQAATRLQKLVPVRHARMQTSPFAFLRGAAAIMAADLVDTPRSGLMVQACGDMHVANIGLYASAERNLVLAINDFDETHLGPWEWDLKRLAASALVAAEYIGADAARQREAARMIAASYRIRLREYGKMGFMRVWYDHIDQSTVLDAFSTDAHQRIEATFLKARGRNHLQVLGKMTDLVDDQHRIREIHPFVIRETHTEDGEPVYEVLGELLEAYLDSLPEDRRILLQRYRVVDVARKVVGVGSVGTRCWVILLTGADDDDPLFLQVKEAQPSVLAPYFTSADDSGSQGRRVVRGQRMIQGSPDIFLGWCELKGRHFYVRQLRDMKGGIDISPGAVKPRHFVEYCQLCGWALALAHAKSGDAAQIAGYLGKSEVMDEAIADFAVAYGQRTRDDHATLLAAIARGDLPVASEMR, translated from the coding sequence ATGCTGGCGCATTTCACCTCGCCACGGCTCTCCATCGCGGAGCGTTTCGCCGCCGGCAAACAGCTGCGTGAGCAGGTTCCCCGTGAATCGCATGCACTGCTGCCGGAGGTCCTGCCCGGGCGGGATCCCATCGCCGTGCTCAAGGCGCAGGCCGCCACCCGCTTGCAGAAGCTGGTACCGGTGCGCCATGCCAGGATGCAGACCTCCCCCTTCGCCTTCCTGCGCGGCGCGGCCGCCATCATGGCGGCGGATCTCGTCGACACGCCCCGCTCCGGCCTGATGGTGCAGGCCTGTGGCGACATGCATGTCGCCAACATCGGCCTCTATGCGAGTGCCGAACGCAATCTGGTGCTGGCCATCAACGACTTCGACGAAACCCACCTCGGCCCCTGGGAGTGGGATCTCAAGCGGCTGGCCGCCAGCGCCCTGGTGGCGGCCGAATATATCGGGGCCGATGCCGCCCGCCAGCGGGAGGCGGCCAGGATGATCGCGGCCAGCTACCGCATCAGGCTGCGGGAATACGGGAAAATGGGCTTCATGCGGGTTTGGTATGATCACATCGATCAATCCACAGTGCTCGACGCCTTCTCCACCGATGCCCATCAGCGCATCGAGGCCACCTTCCTCAAGGCCCGTGGCCGCAACCATCTGCAGGTGCTCGGCAAGATGACCGATCTGGTGGACGATCAGCACAGGATCCGCGAGATCCACCCCTTCGTCATCCGTGAGACCCATACCGAGGATGGGGAGCCCGTCTACGAGGTGCTCGGTGAGCTGCTGGAGGCCTATTTGGATTCCCTGCCGGAGGACAGGCGCATCCTGCTGCAGCGTTACCGGGTCGTGGACGTGGCGCGCAAGGTGGTGGGGGTCGGCAGCGTGGGCACCCGCTGCTGGGTGATCCTGCTGACCGGGGCCGACGACGATGATCCGCTGTTCCTGCAGGTCAAGGAGGCGCAGCCCTCGGTGCTGGCGCCCTATTTCACCTCGGCGGACGACAGCGGCAGCCAGGGGCGGCGGGTGGTGCGGGGTCAGCGCATGATCCAGGGCTCACCGGATATCTTCCTCGGCTGGTGCGAGCTGAAGGGCCGCCACTTCTACGTGCGCCAGCTGCGGGACATGAAGGGGGGCATAGACATCAGCCCGGGCGCGGTCAAGCCGCGCCACTTCGTCGAGTATTGCCAGCTGTGCGGCTGGGCGCTGGCGCTGGCCCATGCCAAGTCGGGGGATGCGGCGCAGATCGCCGGCTACCTGGGCAAGTCGGAGGTGATGGATGAGGCCATCGCCGACTTCGCCGTGGCCTATGGCCAGCGCACCCGTGATGACCACGCCACCCTGCTGGCGGCCATCGCCCGTGGGGATCTGCCGGTGGCCAGCGAGATGCGTTGA
- a CDS encoding cytidine/deoxycytidylate deaminase family protein, which yields MTTTSGLDTIYKERRRFIVLGLTGRTGSGCTTLANLLTHDTFGEFNPPRPKSSLFINDEERKYKVVYDYLKMQWVKFYHVRMSDIVSTFILELSFEQFDALYKSVLDGKVGDNDPSLDEKIKAYYDEHHQARIHAKEFAQNKQDNLYNTVTYDFYFKQVPDFTSKLKRFLNKIQSGSYTKLYQLVGNNIRKSGRADSDRYDGEKIYLFAQRANKLIKILRHKSKVTNENVCVVLDAIRNPYEAFFFKERYSAFYLISVSTEHQMRVNRLLSQPGISNLEVSGIDERENPSSLKGEDRFWSLDIQRCIEISDIHLYNPDNAGKLKELKIQLVKYLSLIMHPGIITPSQDERCMHIAFNAKLNSGCLSRQVGAVVTDAELSIKSIGWNNVAQGQTPCNLRRVEDLINNEDESAFSFFEKNNTIFKERISEIYSFQPGKSIHFGGKPVSFCFKDIKNSIDGEKNQVHTRALHAEENAFLQISKHGGMSIKGGRLYTTASPCELCAKKAYQLGINTVVFIDPYPGIANDHILNCGKNIPNLKLFSGAVGRAYQQLFEPIIPYKDELEIGLNLNIPNKKKILQTEIETLKAENASLAEKIKLLEIEASKTKG from the coding sequence ATGACTACTACTAGCGGACTAGACACCATATATAAAGAGAGAAGGCGATTTATTGTTTTAGGTCTAACTGGACGAACAGGTTCAGGATGTACAACGTTAGCTAATCTTCTTACTCATGACACTTTTGGAGAGTTTAACCCACCAAGGCCTAAATCCAGTCTATTTATTAATGATGAGGAGAGGAAATATAAGGTGGTTTATGATTACCTAAAAATGCAATGGGTAAAATTTTACCACGTCAGGATGAGTGATATCGTATCAACTTTTATTTTAGAACTTTCATTTGAACAATTCGATGCACTTTACAAATCTGTTTTAGATGGGAAAGTCGGTGATAACGACCCAAGCTTAGATGAAAAAATAAAAGCCTATTATGATGAACACCATCAAGCTCGTATACATGCGAAAGAATTTGCTCAAAATAAACAAGACAACCTCTATAATACAGTAACATATGATTTCTATTTCAAACAAGTTCCTGATTTTACAAGCAAACTTAAAAGATTTCTAAATAAAATCCAATCTGGGTCTTACACAAAACTATATCAACTAGTAGGTAACAATATAAGAAAGTCAGGCCGCGCAGATAGTGACAGATATGATGGAGAGAAAATATATTTATTTGCTCAAAGAGCAAATAAATTAATAAAAATATTAAGGCATAAATCCAAAGTAACAAATGAGAATGTTTGTGTTGTTTTAGATGCCATAAGAAATCCATATGAGGCATTTTTCTTTAAGGAAAGATATTCGGCATTCTATCTCATATCAGTTTCAACCGAACATCAAATGCGAGTTAACCGTTTACTCAGCCAACCCGGAATATCAAATTTAGAAGTTTCTGGTATCGACGAAAGAGAAAACCCCAGTTCGTTAAAGGGTGAGGATAGATTCTGGTCCTTAGATATTCAACGCTGTATAGAGATCTCAGATATCCACCTCTATAACCCAGATAATGCTGGCAAGCTCAAGGAACTAAAAATACAACTTGTAAAATATCTTTCATTGATCATGCATCCTGGCATTATTACACCATCTCAAGATGAGAGATGCATGCACATTGCATTTAATGCAAAACTAAATTCAGGATGTTTATCTCGTCAGGTTGGGGCAGTTGTTACTGATGCGGAGTTATCTATCAAGTCTATTGGCTGGAACAATGTCGCTCAAGGACAAACGCCATGTAATCTAAGAAGAGTCGAGGACTTAATAAACAACGAAGATGAATCGGCTTTCAGCTTTTTTGAAAAAAACAATACTATTTTCAAAGAAAGAATTAGTGAAATATATTCATTCCAACCAGGAAAAAGTATACATTTTGGTGGAAAACCTGTTTCATTTTGCTTTAAAGATATTAAAAACTCTATTGATGGAGAAAAAAATCAAGTTCACACAAGAGCTTTACACGCAGAAGAAAATGCTTTTTTGCAAATTTCAAAGCATGGTGGAATGTCCATTAAAGGGGGACGATTATATACAACAGCAAGCCCATGTGAACTCTGTGCAAAAAAAGCATATCAATTAGGTATAAACACTGTTGTTTTTATAGACCCATATCCCGGTATAGCTAATGACCATATATTAAATTGTGGTAAAAACATACCAAACCTTAAACTTTTCTCAGGTGCGGTAGGGCGAGCATATCAGCAATTATTTGAGCCAATCATTCCATATAAAGATGAATTGGAAATAGGCTTAAATCTAAACATACCTAATAAAAAGAAAATACTACAGACCGAAATCGAAACTTTAAAGGCAGAAAATGCATCTCTCGCTGAAAAGATAAAATTATTAGAAATAGAAGCATCTAAAACTAAAGGATAG
- a CDS encoding endonuclease domain-containing protein: MKTHLFAKRLRAEATLAEQLPWFQLRNRRLMGLKFRRQLPIGPYIVDFVCVEQRLVIEVDGSQHHQPEGQRHDDTRTAYLNGEGFRVIRVWNNEVLGQMDAVLAFIRFSLQ, from the coding sequence ATGAAGACCCACCTCTTTGCCAAGCGACTAAGAGCCGAGGCTACGCTGGCAGAGCAGCTGCCCTGGTTTCAGCTGCGCAATCGCCGGTTGATGGGCCTCAAATTCCGCCGTCAGTTACCGATAGGCCCCTACATAGTGGACTTCGTCTGTGTGGAACAACGGCTGGTGATCGAGGTCGATGGCTCGCAGCATCATCAGCCTGAGGGTCAACGGCATGACGACACCAGAACGGCCTATCTCAATGGCGAGGGATTTCGGGTGATCAGGGTGTGGAATAACGAGGTACTGGGCCAGATGGATGCCGTGTTGGCGTTTATTCGGTTCTCATTGCAGTGA
- the aguA gene encoding agmatine deiminase, with translation MSIKTMNTTPAADGFTMPAEWAHQQAVWMIWPFRPDNWRVAGRFAQQTFAKVADAIGGATPVFMGVPAEFMEQARAIMPAHVTLVEMASDDCWARDSGPTVVTNRAGECRGVDWGFNAWGGLNGGLYHPWNQDEEVAAKMLSQHGMARYDAPLILEGGSIHVDGEGTCMTTAECLLNANRNPHLSKEQIEALLRDYLGVQSFIWLDEGVYMDETDGHIDNICCFVRPGEVALHWTDDENDPQYARSQAAFKVLSETRDAKGRELKIWKLPQPGPLFCTQEESAGVESGSGVPREAEGRLAGSYVNFLITNDRIVYPLLDVATDGQAQQILEEIFPQHQVVGVPAREILLGGGNIHCITQQIPSGK, from the coding sequence ATGAGCATCAAGACCATGAACACCACTCCGGCCGCCGACGGCTTCACCATGCCCGCCGAGTGGGCGCACCAGCAGGCCGTCTGGATGATCTGGCCGTTTCGCCCGGACAACTGGCGGGTAGCCGGTCGTTTCGCCCAACAGACCTTCGCCAAGGTGGCCGACGCCATCGGTGGTGCGACGCCGGTCTTTATGGGGGTGCCCGCCGAGTTTATGGAGCAGGCCCGCGCCATCATGCCCGCCCATGTCACCCTGGTCGAAATGGCCAGCGATGACTGCTGGGCCCGTGACAGCGGCCCGACCGTGGTCACCAACCGCGCAGGCGAGTGCCGCGGGGTGGATTGGGGCTTCAACGCCTGGGGCGGCCTCAATGGCGGTCTCTACCATCCGTGGAACCAGGACGAAGAAGTGGCCGCCAAGATGCTGAGCCAGCACGGCATGGCGCGCTACGATGCGCCGCTCATCCTGGAAGGGGGCTCCATCCACGTCGATGGCGAAGGCACCTGCATGACCACCGCCGAGTGCCTGCTCAACGCGAACCGCAACCCGCACCTCAGTAAGGAGCAGATCGAAGCCTTGCTGCGCGATTACCTCGGCGTGCAGAGCTTTATCTGGCTGGACGAGGGTGTCTACATGGACGAGACCGACGGCCATATCGACAACATATGCTGCTTCGTGCGCCCGGGCGAAGTGGCCCTGCACTGGACCGACGACGAGAACGACCCGCAATATGCCCGCTCCCAGGCCGCCTTCAAGGTGCTGAGCGAGACTCGGGACGCCAAGGGGCGTGAGCTGAAGATCTGGAAGCTGCCCCAGCCGGGCCCGCTGTTCTGCACCCAGGAAGAGTCCGCCGGTGTCGAGAGCGGCAGCGGCGTGCCGCGCGAGGCCGAGGGTCGTCTGGCCGGTTCCTATGTGAACTTCCTCATCACCAATGATCGCATCGTCTACCCGCTGCTGGATGTCGCCACCGATGGGCAGGCCCAGCAGATTCTGGAAGAGATCTTCCCGCAGCATCAGGTTGTCGGCGTGCCCGCCCGCGAGATCCTGCTGGGCGGTGGCAATATCCACTGCATTACCCAACAGATCCCCTCAGGCAAGTAA
- a CDS encoding alkene reductase, whose translation MDTLFQPYRLNGTLTLANRFMMAPLTRCMAGPGLVPTEQMAAYYARRADIGLIISEATIIRPDGQGYPNTPGLYSPEQIEGWKQVTGAVHAKGGKIFAQLWHVGRLSHPFFHHAEVLAPSAVAHEGTVPRMRELVYQVPRALTVAEIEQLVEDYATAAANAIEAGFDGVEIHGANGYLIDQFLHHSSNLRDDQYGGTPENMSRFALAVVDAISARIGAERVGLRLSPGAYVHLAGDKRDRAVFDHLLAELNRRTLAYVHLGIFDDSLTFDYLDGRASDYLRAHYDGHLVGVGNYSAETAAEAIKADRFDLIAIGRPLIANPDYLSKVKQAEPLVPYADAMLAELV comes from the coding sequence ATGGATACCCTGTTTCAACCTTACCGTCTCAACGGCACCCTGACCCTGGCCAACCGTTTCATGATGGCCCCGCTGACCCGCTGCATGGCCGGTCCCGGTCTGGTGCCCACCGAGCAGATGGCCGCCTACTATGCGCGCCGGGCCGACATAGGCCTCATCATCTCCGAGGCCACCATCATACGCCCGGACGGACAGGGTTATCCCAACACCCCTGGGCTCTACAGCCCGGAGCAGATCGAGGGCTGGAAACAGGTCACCGGCGCCGTCCATGCCAAGGGTGGCAAGATCTTCGCCCAGCTGTGGCACGTGGGTCGCCTCTCTCACCCCTTCTTCCACCATGCCGAGGTGCTGGCGCCGTCTGCCGTCGCCCATGAGGGGACTGTGCCGCGCATGCGCGAGCTGGTCTATCAGGTGCCGCGCGCCCTGACGGTGGCCGAGATCGAGCAGCTGGTCGAGGACTATGCCACGGCCGCGGCCAACGCCATCGAAGCCGGCTTCGACGGGGTCGAGATCCACGGTGCCAACGGCTATCTCATCGATCAGTTCCTGCACCATTCGAGCAACCTGCGCGACGACCAGTACGGTGGCACGCCGGAAAACATGAGTCGCTTCGCGCTGGCGGTGGTGGATGCGATCAGCGCCCGCATCGGCGCCGAACGCGTGGGGCTGCGCCTCTCCCCCGGTGCCTATGTGCATCTGGCAGGGGACAAACGCGACCGCGCCGTGTTCGACCATCTGCTGGCCGAGCTCAACCGCCGCACCCTGGCCTATGTGCACCTCGGCATCTTCGATGACAGCCTCACCTTCGACTACCTGGATGGTCGCGCCTCCGACTACCTGCGCGCCCACTACGATGGCCACCTGGTCGGGGTCGGCAACTACAGTGCCGAGACCGCTGCCGAAGCCATCAAGGCCGATCGCTTCGATCTCATCGCCATCGGCCGCCCGCTCATCGCCAACCCGGACTACCTAAGCAAGGTGAAACAGGCCGAGCCGCTGGTGCCCTATGCCGATGCCATGCTGGCTGAGCTGGTGTAA
- a CDS encoding amidase, translating to MIEVTEVSIAELRQALESGRTTAVELVKAYLARIHAYNGPETQTKLNAVVVHNPDALKEAQDSDARRARGETLGPLDGIPYTAKDSYLVKGLTAASGSPAFKDLVAQCDAFTVERLRAAGAICLGKTNMPPMANGGMQRGVYGRAESPYNADYLTAPFASGSSNGAGTATAASFSAFGLAEETWSSGRGPASNNGLCAYTPSRGVISVRGNWPLTPTMDVVVPYARTMADLLEVLDVVVADDTDTRGDLWRMQPWVAIPKASEVRPASYLELAAQADTLKGKRLGVPRMFINKDELAGTSENPGIGGPTGQRIHTRPSVIALWEAARKALEAAGAEVIEVDFPLVSNCEGDRPGAPTVFNRDIVSPEFLNDELWELSGWAFDDFLRANGDPKLSKLADVDGPKIFPHDPGTLPNREGDLAAGMDEYVNMAKRGIKLWNEIATVPDGLRGLEKTRKLDLEDWMDELKLDAVLFPTVADVGPADADVNPASADIAWSNGVWVANGNLAIRHLGVPTVTVPMGVMADIGMPVGLTFAGRAYDDNNLLRVASAFESTGSKRKVPPRTPPLG from the coding sequence ATGATCGAAGTGACCGAGGTTTCCATTGCCGAGCTGCGTCAGGCGCTCGAATCCGGCCGCACCACCGCGGTCGAACTGGTCAAGGCCTATCTGGCCCGTATCCATGCCTACAACGGCCCCGAGACGCAGACCAAACTCAATGCGGTCGTGGTGCACAATCCCGATGCGCTGAAAGAGGCGCAAGATTCTGATGCCCGCCGTGCCCGTGGTGAAACTCTGGGGCCGCTGGACGGCATCCCCTACACCGCCAAGGACAGCTATCTGGTCAAGGGGCTGACCGCCGCCTCCGGCAGCCCGGCGTTCAAGGATCTGGTCGCCCAGTGCGACGCCTTCACCGTCGAACGGCTGCGCGCCGCCGGTGCCATCTGCCTGGGCAAGACCAACATGCCGCCGATGGCCAATGGTGGCATGCAGCGCGGCGTCTATGGCCGTGCAGAGAGCCCCTACAATGCCGACTACCTGACTGCGCCCTTTGCCTCCGGCTCCTCCAACGGCGCTGGTACTGCGACTGCGGCCAGCTTCTCCGCCTTCGGTCTTGCCGAGGAGACTTGGTCGAGCGGTCGAGGGCCTGCCTCGAACAACGGCCTGTGCGCCTACACCCCGTCCCGCGGCGTGATTTCGGTGCGCGGCAACTGGCCGCTGACCCCGACCATGGACGTGGTGGTGCCCTACGCCCGTACCATGGCCGACCTGCTGGAAGTGCTCGATGTGGTGGTGGCGGACGATACCGACACCCGTGGCGATCTCTGGCGTATGCAGCCCTGGGTGGCGATCCCCAAGGCCTCGGAAGTGCGCCCGGCCTCCTACCTTGAGCTCGCCGCCCAGGCCGACACCCTCAAGGGCAAGCGCCTCGGCGTGCCGCGCATGTTTATCAACAAGGATGAGCTGGCTGGCACCAGCGAGAATCCCGGCATCGGTGGCCCGACCGGCCAGCGCATCCACACCCGTCCCTCGGTGATCGCGCTCTGGGAAGCGGCCCGCAAGGCCCTTGAAGCGGCTGGTGCCGAGGTGATTGAGGTGGACTTCCCGCTGGTCTCCAACTGCGAAGGGGACAGACCCGGCGCGCCGACCGTGTTCAATCGCGACATCGTTAGCCCCGAGTTCCTCAATGACGAGCTGTGGGAGCTTTCCGGCTGGGCCTTCGACGACTTCCTGCGCGCCAACGGCGATCCCAAGCTAAGCAAGCTTGCTGACGTGGATGGCCCGAAGATCTTCCCCCACGATCCGGGCACCTTGCCGAACCGCGAGGGCGATCTGGCCGCCGGCATGGACGAGTACGTCAATATGGCCAAGCGCGGCATCAAGCTGTGGAATGAGATAGCCACCGTGCCGGACGGCCTGCGCGGCCTTGAAAAGACCCGCAAGCTGGATCTGGAAGACTGGATGGACGAGCTCAAGCTCGACGCCGTGCTCTTCCCCACGGTCGCCGACGTCGGCCCGGCCGATGCGGATGTGAATCCGGCCTCCGCCGACATTGCCTGGAGCAACGGCGTCTGGGTCGCCAACGGCAACCTCGCCATTCGCCATCTCGGCGTGCCGACCGTCACAGTCCCCATGGGGGTGATGGCCGATATCGGCATGCCGGTGGGCCTGACCTTCGCCGGTCGCGCCTATGACGACAATAACCTGCTGCGCGTCGCCTCCGCCTTCGAGTCCACCGGCAGCAAGCGCAAGGTGCCGCCGCGCACTCCGCCGTTGGGTTGA
- a CDS encoding LysR family transcriptional regulator has protein sequence MKLHQLDLNLLLAFDNLMTEGSVTRAAESLFISQPAMSHALGRLRTFFGDPLLVRTPQGMLPTPRAQRLHLGVQQALRLLEQHLSEEEEFEPLHSRRRFVLCTTDYVECVLIPPLIQRLKDLAPGVTIEIRILRDSLPEAELASGEIDLVLGFDEYMQVPGYLGKETWLTEPLAGLVRASMALPEERITLQQLIEMPHVFHSPLGTSEASLDRFLQTQGFSRTISVNSQSYMSAAAIVSQSDHLLVLPSMVAELLARHWPLKSLPLPEAVPDYHLNCVWHPVHAQQPALVWLKDLMKELVSQEPD, from the coding sequence ATGAAACTGCACCAGCTCGACCTCAATCTGCTGCTCGCCTTTGACAACCTGATGACGGAGGGCAGCGTCACCCGCGCCGCCGAATCGCTGTTTATCAGCCAGCCTGCCATGAGCCACGCCCTCGGCCGGCTGCGCACCTTCTTCGGGGATCCGCTGCTGGTGCGCACCCCCCAGGGGATGCTGCCGACCCCCCGCGCCCAGCGGCTGCACCTGGGGGTGCAGCAGGCGTTGCGGCTGCTGGAGCAACATCTCAGCGAGGAAGAGGAATTCGAGCCGCTCCACTCCAGGCGCCGCTTCGTGCTCTGCACCACCGACTATGTGGAGTGCGTGCTGATCCCGCCGCTGATCCAGCGCCTCAAGGATCTGGCTCCCGGGGTCACCATAGAGATCCGCATCCTGCGCGACAGCCTGCCGGAGGCTGAGCTCGCCAGCGGCGAGATCGATCTGGTGCTGGGGTTCGATGAGTACATGCAGGTGCCGGGTTATCTGGGCAAGGAGACCTGGCTGACCGAGCCGCTGGCCGGGCTGGTGCGCGCCAGCATGGCACTTCCCGAGGAGCGGATCACGCTGCAACAGCTGATCGAGATGCCCCACGTGTTCCACTCGCCGCTCGGCACCTCGGAGGCGAGCCTGGACAGGTTCTTGCAGACCCAGGGCTTTAGTCGCACCATCTCGGTCAACAGCCAGAGCTATATGTCCGCCGCCGCCATCGTCAGCCAGAGCGACCACCTGCTGGTGCTGCCCAGCATGGTGGCCGAGCTGCTGGCCCGCCACTGGCCGCTGAAGAGCCTGCCGCTGCCCGAAGCGGTGCCCGATTACCACCTCAACTGCGTCTGGCATCCGGTCCATGCCCAGCAACCCGCCTTGGTCTGGTTGAAGGATCTGATGAAGGAGCTGGTGAGCCAGGAGCCGGACTAA
- a CDS encoding acyltransferase, which yields MNEPILRSAGIRDVSFGERVTLIEPVNLYGCTLADDVFVGPFVEIQAHVSIGRGSRIQSHSFICEQVTIGERCFIGHGVMFANDLFRGGAPDPDPASWGRTVIEDGVAIGSNATILPVRICRGAVIGAGAVVTRDILIPGTYAGNPARLLRAF from the coding sequence ATGAATGAACCCATACTGCGCTCCGCCGGGATCCGCGATGTCAGCTTCGGTGAGCGCGTGACGCTGATCGAGCCGGTCAACCTCTACGGCTGCACCCTGGCCGACGATGTGTTCGTCGGCCCCTTCGTGGAGATCCAGGCCCATGTGTCGATTGGCCGCGGCTCACGCATCCAGTCACACAGCTTCATCTGCGAACAGGTCACCATAGGCGAGCGCTGCTTCATCGGCCACGGGGTCATGTTTGCCAATGATCTGTTTCGGGGAGGGGCGCCCGATCCGGATCCCGCCAGCTGGGGACGGACTGTCATCGAAGACGGCGTCGCCATAGGATCGAATGCCACCATCCTGCCCGTGCGGATCTGCCGGGGTGCCGTCATCGGCGCCGGGGCTGTCGTGACCCGGGATATCCTGATCCCCGGCACCTATGCCGGTAATCCCGCCCGGTTGTTGCGCGCCTTCTGA